A stretch of the Elusimicrobiota bacterium genome encodes the following:
- the cimA gene encoding citramalate synthase, producing the protein MKKILLYDTTLRDGAQGAGVSFSVQDEIKIAKALDNFGITYIEGGWPGSNPKSELFFKEARNIKFKNSVLTAFGSTRHKDTKAHNDKNLLSILDTGVKVACIFGKSWDLHVVHAIRTSFEENLKMISESISFLRSKGLEVIYDAEHFFDGFKNNKEYAISTLKAAQKAGAINLTLCETNGGMTPFEVQKIVEYVRKEIPEIPLGIHTHNDSDCAAGNSIVAVQEGCSLVQGTINGLGERCGNANLCSIIPALQLRFGYSCVSEANLKKLTELSRYVYEIANIIPSDNQPYVGLNAFAHKAGIHVSAVTRESRTYEHISPEQVGNERRILISELSGKSNVSSKADVLYVDVEKHPEAMSKIINTVKKLEHEGYQFEDADGSFSLLTNKALGKYEPFFELESFKLSIEKDSKGKIITEASIKLKVGGKEEHTVAEGDGPVNALDNALRKALQKFYPQIKEISLTDFKVRVINAGAGTAAKVRVLIESKDHSSSWGTVGVSENIIEASWQALVDAIEYKLTKDLKQQVKSKTGQG; encoded by the coding sequence ATGAAAAAGATATTGTTATACGACACAACCTTGCGTGACGGGGCCCAAGGGGCAGGTGTTTCTTTTTCCGTTCAGGACGAGATAAAAATCGCCAAAGCGCTGGATAATTTCGGGATAACCTATATTGAGGGAGGCTGGCCCGGATCAAATCCAAAATCCGAACTTTTCTTTAAAGAAGCAAGAAATATAAAATTCAAAAATTCCGTCCTTACTGCGTTCGGTTCAACGCGCCATAAAGATACTAAAGCGCATAATGACAAAAATCTTCTTTCTATTTTAGATACGGGAGTAAAAGTTGCGTGTATTTTTGGTAAATCGTGGGATTTGCATGTGGTGCACGCTATCAGGACGTCTTTTGAAGAAAATTTGAAAATGATTTCAGAAAGTATTTCTTTTTTGAGGTCAAAAGGGCTTGAAGTCATTTATGACGCGGAACATTTTTTTGACGGATTTAAAAATAATAAGGAGTATGCGATTTCTACTTTAAAGGCTGCTCAAAAAGCGGGCGCGATTAATCTGACTTTGTGCGAAACCAACGGAGGAATGACGCCGTTTGAAGTCCAAAAGATAGTTGAATATGTTAGGAAAGAAATTCCTGAGATTCCTTTAGGTATCCATACGCACAATGATTCTGACTGCGCGGCCGGAAATTCTATTGTCGCGGTTCAGGAAGGATGTAGTTTGGTGCAGGGTACAATCAACGGCCTTGGCGAAAGATGCGGTAACGCTAATCTTTGTTCGATTATTCCAGCGTTACAGCTAAGGTTCGGATACAGTTGCGTTAGCGAAGCAAATCTTAAAAAACTGACCGAACTTTCCCGTTATGTTTACGAAATAGCAAATATTATTCCCTCGGATAACCAGCCTTATGTGGGATTGAACGCTTTTGCGCACAAGGCGGGAATTCATGTGTCTGCCGTAACGAGGGAATCAAGAACATACGAGCATATAAGTCCTGAACAGGTGGGCAATGAAAGGCGCATATTGATCAGCGAACTTTCAGGGAAAAGCAATGTGTCGTCAAAAGCCGATGTTTTATATGTTGATGTTGAAAAGCATCCCGAAGCGATGTCAAAAATTATCAATACAGTCAAGAAATTGGAACACGAAGGTTACCAATTTGAAGATGCTGACGGTTCATTCTCTTTATTGACGAATAAAGCTTTGGGAAAATACGAGCCTTTTTTTGAACTAGAAAGTTTTAAATTAAGCATTGAGAAAGATTCAAAAGGGAAAATAATTACTGAAGCTTCGATTAAATTGAAAGTTGGAGGCAAAGAAGAACATACCGTTGCCGAAGGTGACGGCCCTGTAAACGCATTGGATAACGCTTTACGTAAAGCCCTTCAAAAATTTTATCCGCAGATCAAAGAAATTTCTCTTACGGATTTTAAAGTTAGAGTAATAAATGCGGGAGCAGGCACGGCCGCAAAGGTAAGGGTCTTAA